One Halarcobacter ebronensis genomic window carries:
- a CDS encoding gamma-glutamylcyclotransferase family protein: protein MYIFGYGSLVNINSAQKSFKRVLKQEDFIPVVLKGFKKVWNSIEYILFEDEKQISNGIFLNLQKDEKSSTNGVLLHISQEEFELLKLREKNYSCIKLNSEDFIGLKTKEKIYTFSTTNKEKIATLGDENCFIPKNYIFLLEEGLKNYSKEFQEEFVKSYSNYPFKIKEGTYKFSDPIQNRFAKDGFKDES from the coding sequence AAAGAGTATTAAAACAAGAGGATTTTATTCCAGTGGTTTTAAAAGGCTTCAAAAAGGTTTGGAACTCAATAGAGTATATTCTTTTTGAAGATGAAAAGCAGATTTCAAATGGTATATTTTTGAATCTGCAAAAGGATGAAAAAAGCTCTACAAATGGAGTTTTACTACATATTAGTCAAGAAGAGTTTGAGCTTTTAAAATTAAGAGAAAAAAACTATTCATGTATAAAGCTAAATAGTGAAGATTTTATAGGTTTAAAAACAAAAGAGAAGATTTATACTTTTAGTACTACAAACAAAGAGAAAATTGCAACTTTGGGTGATGAAAATTGTTTTATTCCTAAAAACTACATATTTTTATTGGAAGAGGGCTTAAAAAATTACTCAAAAGAGTTTCAAGAAGAGTTTGTAAAGTCTTATTCAAATTATCCTTTTAAAATAAAAGAGGGTACTTATAAATTTTCAGACCCAATACAAAATAGATTTGCAAAAGATGGATTTAAAGATGAAAGCTAG
- the ovoA gene encoding 5-histidylcysteine sulfoxide synthase, with amino-acid sequence MNYRKNTINLTEGSVEEKRAEIREYFLQTYELDEKIFDLLKDKEYLYKQPNRLRHPLIFYYGHTATFFMNKLNIANIIKKRVDKNLEAIFAIGVDEMSWDDLNSENYSWPTYEQTKAYRDEVKEIILDLIDNMQFSMPINWESPMWIILMGIEHENIHIETSSVLLRELNIKYLIEDELLLYCNEFSNKYPKNELVEVQEGEVILEKNHENPVYYGWDNEFSFHKSYIKAFKASKYLVSNGEFMEFVKEGGYTKLHYFSKDGLKWLDFSKAKHPTFWIKKDGRFYLREINRVVPLPLNYPVDINVYEAEAFCKYKSEKLGFEVRLPSEDEFYRLNDYVKAQESEANIGLKFFNQTPVDKYKMGEFYDVIGNVWQWSITPIYPFDGFKTHPAYDDFTTPTFDDRHALIKGGSFISLGNEILRSARYAFRKHFFQHAGFRYVQSNNDYRTKLNDNVYETDEQISQYCEFHYGAEYYGVKNFPKNSVELLKPYIKDLKKQKALDLGCSVGRSSFELAKHYDEVLGIDFSANFINVGVKLKKYDSLTYKVTTEGSLFDEKTISLKDFDLEETKDRVTFMQGDACNLKDLYSGYDLIFCSNLIDRLYYPQKFLDDIPKRVNKDGLLVLLSPYTWLEDYTPKANWLGGYLKDNKEVKTLDTLKTNLEKEFELLDILDVPFVIKETNRKFQHTISQMSIWKRK; translated from the coding sequence ATGAATTATAGAAAAAATACGATAAATTTGACTGAAGGCAGTGTTGAGGAAAAAAGAGCAGAGATTAGGGAATATTTCCTCCAAACCTATGAATTAGATGAAAAAATTTTTGATTTATTAAAAGACAAAGAGTACTTATATAAACAACCAAATAGATTAAGACACCCTTTGATTTTCTATTATGGACATACTGCTACATTTTTTATGAACAAACTAAATATTGCTAATATTATAAAAAAGAGAGTAGATAAGAATCTTGAAGCAATATTTGCAATTGGTGTAGATGAAATGAGTTGGGATGATTTAAATAGTGAAAACTACTCTTGGCCAACCTATGAACAAACAAAGGCTTATAGAGATGAAGTAAAAGAGATTATACTTGATTTAATAGATAATATGCAATTTAGTATGCCTATTAATTGGGAAAGTCCTATGTGGATTATTCTAATGGGAATAGAGCATGAAAATATACATATAGAGACCTCTTCTGTTCTACTTAGAGAATTAAATATAAAATATTTAATAGAAGATGAACTTTTATTGTACTGTAATGAGTTTAGTAATAAATATCCTAAAAATGAGTTAGTTGAAGTACAAGAAGGGGAAGTTATTCTTGAAAAGAATCATGAAAATCCTGTATATTATGGTTGGGATAATGAATTTTCTTTTCATAAATCATACATTAAAGCATTTAAAGCAAGTAAATATTTAGTATCAAATGGCGAGTTTATGGAGTTTGTAAAAGAGGGTGGATATACAAAACTTCATTACTTTAGTAAAGATGGTCTTAAATGGCTTGATTTTAGTAAAGCAAAACATCCAACTTTTTGGATAAAAAAAGATGGCAGATTCTATTTAAGAGAGATTAATAGGGTTGTACCTCTACCTTTAAACTATCCAGTTGATATAAATGTATATGAAGCAGAAGCTTTTTGTAAATATAAAAGTGAAAAATTGGGCTTTGAGGTTAGACTTCCAAGTGAAGATGAATTTTATAGATTAAATGATTATGTTAAAGCTCAAGAGAGTGAGGCAAATATTGGTCTTAAGTTCTTTAATCAAACCCCTGTTGATAAGTATAAAATGGGAGAGTTTTATGATGTTATTGGAAATGTTTGGCAGTGGAGTATAACTCCAATTTATCCATTTGATGGTTTTAAAACCCATCCAGCTTATGATGATTTTACAACTCCAACCTTTGATGATAGACACGCTTTAATAAAAGGTGGTTCTTTTATTAGTTTAGGAAATGAGATTTTAAGAAGTGCAAGATATGCTTTTAGAAAACACTTTTTTCAACATGCAGGTTTTAGATATGTTCAATCAAACAATGATTATAGAACTAAACTAAATGATAATGTATATGAAACAGATGAACAAATTTCACAATATTGTGAGTTTCATTATGGAGCAGAGTATTATGGGGTTAAAAACTTCCCTAAAAACTCTGTTGAACTTCTAAAACCATATATAAAAGATTTGAAAAAACAAAAAGCACTTGATTTAGGATGTTCTGTTGGAAGAAGTTCTTTTGAGTTGGCTAAACATTATGATGAGGTTTTAGGTATTGACTTTAGTGCAAATTTTATAAATGTGGGAGTTAAACTTAAAAAATATGATTCTCTAACTTATAAGGTTACAACAGAAGGTAGTCTATTTGATGAAAAGACTATTTCTCTAAAAGATTTTGACTTAGAAGAGACAAAAGATAGGGTAACTTTTATGCAAGGGGATGCTTGTAATTTAAAAGATTTATATAGTGGATATGATTTAATTTTTTGCTCAAATCTTATTGATAGATTATATTATCCTCAAAAGTTTTTAGATGATATTCCAAAAAGAGTTAATAAAGATGGGCTTTTAGTGCTTCTTAGTCCTTATACTTGGCTTGAGGATTATACACCAAAAGCAAATTGGCTTGGAGGATATCTAAAAGATAATAAAGAGGTTAAAACTCTTGATACATTAAAAACAAATCTAGAAAAAGAGTTTGAGCTTCTTGATATTCTTGATGTACCTTTTGTAATTAAAGAGACAAATAGAAAGTTTCAACATACAATATCTCAAATGAGTATTTGGAAAAGAAAATAG